In Microbulbifer sp. GL-2, the following are encoded in one genomic region:
- the fabD gene encoding ACP S-malonyltransferase, with the protein MTNAALAFVFPGQGSQKIGMLSEVAQEAPEIQATFAEASEVLGYDLWDLCQNGEQEAINLTQRTQPLLLTSSVALYRLWRARGGAVPARMAGHSLGEWSALVCSGVLNFKDAVHLVRERGRLMQEAVPVGAGAMAAIIGLEDEVVESACAGAAEGEVVSAVNYNSPGQIVIAGSAAAVERAIEACKAAGAKKAMPLPVSAPFHTELMRPAADKLAPQIEAAKFNAPEIPVVHNVHAKVESDPVAIKALMIEQIYRPVRWTACTRKIIDDGAEQLVECGPGKVLSGLTRRIDRSVACHSIDSPSSFNEALRTTAV; encoded by the coding sequence ATGACTAATGCTGCGCTTGCATTTGTCTTTCCGGGGCAGGGATCTCAGAAGATCGGTATGCTCTCTGAGGTTGCTCAGGAGGCCCCCGAAATCCAAGCCACTTTTGCCGAAGCTTCAGAGGTCCTGGGTTATGACCTTTGGGATCTCTGTCAGAACGGTGAGCAGGAGGCGATCAACCTCACTCAGCGCACCCAGCCTCTCCTTTTAACTTCCAGTGTTGCTCTGTATCGCCTTTGGCGTGCTCGCGGAGGTGCTGTGCCTGCACGCATGGCAGGACACAGTCTGGGCGAATGGTCTGCTTTGGTTTGTTCTGGTGTTCTGAATTTCAAGGATGCTGTACATCTTGTGCGGGAGCGCGGCCGCTTGATGCAGGAAGCGGTTCCTGTGGGGGCCGGTGCCATGGCTGCGATCATTGGCCTTGAGGATGAGGTGGTAGAGTCTGCTTGTGCTGGGGCCGCAGAGGGAGAAGTGGTTTCAGCTGTAAATTACAATTCCCCTGGGCAAATTGTTATTGCCGGCAGCGCTGCCGCAGTTGAGCGAGCGATTGAAGCCTGTAAAGCGGCTGGCGCGAAAAAAGCCATGCCTCTGCCTGTGAGTGCGCCATTTCATACTGAGTTGATGCGCCCGGCGGCGGATAAACTTGCCCCGCAGATAGAGGCGGCAAAATTTAATGCGCCTGAAATTCCTGTTGTGCACAATGTCCATGCGAAAGTTGAGTCAGACCCAGTGGCAATCAAGGCCCTGATGATCGAGCAAATCTATCGACCGGTGCGCTGGACCGCCTGCACCCGCAAGATTATCGATGATGGTGCTGAGCAGCTGGTTGAGTGTGGGCCTGGTAAAGTGTTGTCTGGGTTGACCAGGCGCATTGATCGCAGTGTTGCTTGTCATAGCATCGATAGCCCTTCCAGCTTTAATGAAGCACTGAGAACTACAGCGGTTTAA
- the fabF gene encoding beta-ketoacyl-ACP synthase II, translating to MSHRRVVVTGMGVVSPLGNTVGETWSGILKGANGAAPIETFDVSAFSTRFAATVKDFDPTPYMPAKDARKMDTFLQYGLIAGIQAMQDCGLEVSEEGAQRMGTCIGSGMGGIMAIEDNAMLIAEKGPRRVSPFFVPGAIINMVAGNLSIKYGLRGPNLAVTTACTTGTHALGLGMRTIQYGDADVMVCGGAEMVTTPVGLGGFCAARALSTRNDDPKAASRPWDKDRDGFVLGEGAAVLVLEEYEHAKARGATIYAELTGFGMSGDAYHMTSPPEDGAGAALSMRNALKDAGVSIDTIQYINAHGTSTPLGDKAEIQAVQKIFAGATEKLAVSSTKSMTGHLLGAAGAIEAVFSVMALRDQVAPPTMNLVDPDAACAGINLVPQEAQPMAIDSVLSNSFGFGGTNGSLIFKRI from the coding sequence GTGTCGCACAGAAGAGTTGTTGTAACCGGAATGGGTGTAGTCAGCCCTTTGGGTAACACCGTAGGAGAGACTTGGTCTGGCATTCTGAAGGGGGCCAATGGCGCAGCCCCGATAGAAACCTTTGATGTTTCAGCTTTTTCAACCCGCTTTGCCGCTACGGTAAAAGATTTCGATCCCACTCCCTATATGCCTGCAAAAGATGCGCGCAAGATGGATACGTTTCTGCAATACGGTCTGATTGCGGGTATCCAGGCAATGCAGGATTGTGGCCTTGAGGTGAGTGAAGAGGGTGCCCAGCGTATGGGAACCTGTATCGGTTCCGGCATGGGTGGCATTATGGCCATCGAAGACAACGCAATGTTGATTGCCGAGAAGGGGCCGCGCCGCGTGTCGCCTTTCTTTGTACCGGGCGCCATTATCAATATGGTGGCTGGTAACCTGTCGATTAAATACGGTCTGCGTGGTCCCAACCTTGCAGTGACTACTGCCTGCACAACTGGTACCCACGCACTGGGGCTCGGTATGCGTACGATTCAGTACGGTGATGCCGATGTCATGGTGTGCGGCGGTGCGGAAATGGTCACCACGCCGGTCGGGCTTGGCGGCTTCTGTGCAGCCAGGGCGCTTTCCACACGCAACGATGACCCCAAGGCGGCCAGCCGTCCCTGGGATAAAGACCGGGATGGCTTTGTTTTGGGCGAGGGCGCGGCAGTACTTGTGTTGGAAGAGTACGAGCATGCGAAGGCGCGCGGAGCGACTATTTATGCTGAGCTGACTGGTTTTGGTATGAGTGGTGATGCCTACCATATGACATCCCCACCAGAAGATGGTGCGGGTGCAGCGCTTTCTATGCGGAATGCGCTCAAGGATGCTGGCGTGAGCATCGATACGATCCAGTACATTAATGCCCACGGTACCTCCACACCCTTGGGGGATAAAGCGGAAATCCAGGCGGTACAAAAGATTTTTGCAGGTGCCACTGAAAAGCTGGCTGTAAGTTCAACCAAATCCATGACGGGCCACCTGTTGGGTGCTGCCGGTGCAATCGAGGCTGTTTTCTCAGTGATGGCGCTTCGTGATCAGGTGGCTCCACCCACGATGAATCTTGTTGATCCAGATGCAGCATGTGCTGGTATTAATCTGGTGCCCCAGGAGGCGCAGCCAATGGCGATTGATTCAGTACTCTCCAACTCATTCGGATTTGGTGGCACTAACGGGTCACTAATCTTCAAGCGAATCTGA
- the plsX gene encoding phosphate acyltransferase PlsX, translating to MSSQLRLAVDAMGGDLGPRSVVPACVRFLRNFPKAQLKLFGPRAQLEALVLELHKPPFLDRLEIVDCEQVVTQECNPLQAVRHKRESTMAEALKAVACGDAQAVVTSGNTGALLALSRSILGNIDGVRKPALGKSVPSGHGSCYLLDLGANVGCSAEDLLQFARMGIEAQHIHTGFPRENIEVALLNIGAEAHKGTAEIRRAAEMLEADPKVNYVGFVEGHDIFTGSVDVVVCDGLMGNVAMKSAEGVIRLMGQKAFTIEKKGCFKRFFGQLAIKLLRKWRTQVEPARYNGASFVGVKGNVIKSHGGASSEAFYRAMVTAKECADANLAAKVGAAMAQAGERNSKEVG from the coding sequence TTGTCCAGCCAATTGCGATTGGCCGTGGATGCTATGGGCGGGGACTTAGGTCCCCGCTCTGTCGTTCCGGCCTGTGTTAGATTCCTGCGAAACTTCCCCAAGGCGCAGCTGAAGTTATTTGGTCCCCGCGCCCAGCTCGAGGCTCTTGTCCTGGAGCTACACAAGCCCCCATTTTTAGACCGCCTCGAAATTGTCGACTGCGAACAAGTGGTTACGCAGGAGTGCAATCCCCTGCAGGCCGTGCGCCATAAGCGTGAATCCACTATGGCTGAGGCGTTAAAAGCAGTTGCCTGTGGCGATGCCCAAGCGGTGGTCACCTCTGGAAATACCGGCGCGCTTTTGGCTTTGAGTCGCAGTATTCTGGGTAACATTGACGGTGTCCGGAAGCCTGCATTGGGTAAGTCGGTCCCATCGGGTCATGGCTCCTGCTATCTTTTGGACCTCGGTGCGAATGTCGGTTGTAGTGCGGAAGACCTGCTGCAGTTTGCGCGCATGGGGATAGAGGCCCAACACATCCATACAGGGTTCCCCCGTGAGAATATTGAGGTTGCCTTGCTGAATATTGGTGCCGAGGCGCACAAAGGGACTGCTGAAATTCGCCGTGCTGCAGAGATGCTTGAGGCAGATCCGAAGGTGAATTATGTGGGTTTTGTTGAAGGGCACGACATATTTACCGGTTCTGTGGATGTGGTGGTTTGCGATGGCCTGATGGGCAATGTGGCAATGAAGTCCGCCGAAGGCGTAATCCGACTAATGGGTCAAAAAGCATTCACTATTGAAAAAAAGGGGTGTTTCAAGCGTTTTTTTGGCCAATTAGCCATAAAGCTGTTGCGAAAATGGCGTACACAGGTAGAACCTGCCCGCTATAATGGCGCCAGCTTTGTAGGGGTGAAGGGTAACGTGATCAAAAGTCACGGAGGAGCCAGTAGCGAGGCTTTTTACCGGGCAATGGTGACGGCGAAGGAGTGTGCTGATGCCAACCTGGCCGCCAAAGTCGGTGCCGCCATGGCGCAGGCCGGTGAGCGAAACTCAAAGGAAGTGGGGTAA
- the acpP gene encoding acyl carrier protein: MSSIEERVKKIVAEQLGVKEEDVKAEASFVEDLGADSLDTVELVMALEEEFETEIPDEEAEKITTVQLAMDYIKDNLG; the protein is encoded by the coding sequence ATGAGCAGCATTGAAGAGCGCGTTAAAAAGATCGTTGCTGAACAACTGGGCGTGAAGGAAGAAGACGTTAAGGCTGAAGCCTCTTTTGTTGAAGATCTGGGCGCGGACTCACTTGACACAGTTGAGCTGGTTATGGCTTTGGAAGAGGAATTCGAAACTGAAATTCCCGACGAAGAAGCTGAGAAAATCACTACCGTTCAGCTGGCAATGGATTACATCAAGGACAACCTTGGTTAA
- the rpmF gene encoding 50S ribosomal protein L32 — MAVQQNKKTRSRRGMRRSHDALGAGATLSVDPTTGEKHRRHHVTKDGFYRGRKVIEIGGGSEEE, encoded by the coding sequence ATGGCTGTTCAACAAAACAAGAAGACTCGTTCCCGTCGCGGTATGCGTCGCTCTCACGACGCCCTGGGTGCAGGTGCAACTCTCTCCGTAGATCCGACTACCGGTGAGAAGCACCGTCGTCATCACGTGACCAAAGATGGTTTCTATCGCGGTCGCAAAGTGATCGAAATCGGCGGCGGCTCCGAAGAAGAGTAA
- a CDS encoding TatD family hydrolase: MLVDSHCHLDRLKLDKFDGDLDAVLDLARSRGVGKFLCVGISLDNADAVVEIASRYKDVVCSVGIHPLDVESGLAGVDELILMGERPNVVALGETGLDYYYSTETKEVQQQSFIAHLQAAGRAELPVIVHTRDAREDTIKLIHAHGNLETAGVLHCFTESWEMAKSALDLNYYISLSGIVTFKNAEELRDVARKLPLDRLLVETDSPYLAPVPYRGKANIPAYVREVAEFIAELRGIPYEQLAEITTENFFRLFPRAA; this comes from the coding sequence ATGCTCGTAGATTCCCACTGTCACCTGGACAGATTAAAGCTCGATAAATTTGATGGCGATCTCGACGCGGTGCTCGACCTGGCTCGTAGTCGCGGTGTCGGTAAATTCCTTTGTGTTGGCATTAGTCTTGATAATGCTGATGCCGTTGTTGAAATTGCTTCCCGCTATAAGGATGTTGTCTGCTCAGTAGGTATTCATCCGCTAGATGTAGAGTCCGGCTTGGCCGGAGTGGATGAATTAATTTTAATGGGTGAGCGTCCCAATGTGGTTGCACTGGGGGAAACTGGTCTCGACTACTACTACAGTACGGAAACCAAAGAAGTTCAGCAGCAGAGTTTTATTGCCCACCTGCAGGCAGCCGGGCGTGCGGAATTGCCAGTGATCGTACATACCCGTGACGCACGTGAAGATACAATTAAGCTGATTCACGCACATGGTAATCTGGAGACTGCCGGGGTCCTGCACTGTTTTACTGAGAGTTGGGAAATGGCAAAGTCTGCCTTGGATCTCAACTACTATATTTCCCTGTCTGGTATTGTCACTTTTAAGAATGCCGAGGAGCTGCGTGATGTAGCGCGCAAGCTGCCACTCGATCGCTTGCTTGTGGAAACTGATTCACCCTACCTGGCACCGGTCCCTTACCGGGGAAAGGCCAATATTCCAGCCTATGTGCGCGAAGTGGCGGAATTTATCGCCGAGCTGAGGGGCATCCCATACGAACAGCTGGCCGAAATTACCACAGAAAACTTTTTCAGATTATTCCCTCGGGCAGCTTAA
- the fabG gene encoding 3-oxoacyl-ACP reductase FabG, with protein sequence MSLMISLEGKVALVTGASRGIGAAIADMLGGQGATVIGTATSEGGAEKISARFAEKGIKGAGMVLDVTSAESVAGVHAAAKNDFGVPTILVNNAGITKDNLLMRMKDDEWDSVVETNLSAVFRMTKTCLRDMAKARWGRIINISSVVGSMGNAGQSNYAATKAGVAGFARSLAAEIGSRGITVNTVAPGFIDTDMTKVLPEAQREALLGKIPLGRLGQPEEIASVVAFLASDAGGYVTGETIHVNGGMYMT encoded by the coding sequence ATGAGCTTAATGATTTCCCTCGAGGGTAAAGTGGCCCTGGTTACCGGCGCCAGTCGTGGTATTGGTGCGGCAATTGCAGATATGCTGGGTGGTCAAGGTGCGACAGTGATTGGTACTGCCACTAGTGAAGGCGGCGCTGAAAAAATCAGCGCGCGCTTTGCTGAGAAAGGTATCAAGGGGGCCGGAATGGTGCTGGATGTCACCAGCGCCGAGAGTGTTGCCGGGGTGCATGCTGCAGCGAAGAATGACTTTGGTGTGCCGACCATTTTGGTAAACAATGCTGGTATCACCAAAGACAATTTGTTAATGCGTATGAAAGACGACGAATGGGACTCTGTTGTGGAGACGAATTTGTCCGCAGTCTTTCGCATGACTAAAACATGTCTGCGGGACATGGCTAAGGCGCGCTGGGGGCGAATTATAAATATTAGCTCTGTGGTCGGCAGTATGGGGAATGCGGGGCAGAGTAATTATGCGGCCACCAAAGCTGGGGTTGCTGGATTTGCTCGCTCTCTGGCCGCCGAAATCGGCTCCCGTGGAATTACCGTGAATACTGTAGCTCCGGGCTTTATTGATACTGACATGACCAAGGTGTTACCCGAAGCTCAGCGCGAAGCGCTACTTGGAAAAATTCCCCTGGGCCGACTTGGGCAGCCTGAGGAGATCGCATCTGTGGTAGCCTTCCTGGCGAGTGATGCCGGTGGCTATGTCACTGGCGAGACAATTCATGTCAATGGCGGCATGTACATGACCTGA
- a CDS encoding PilZ domain-containing protein: MKAMGGGARNGILSLKIQDKSVLYAAYMPFVKNGGLFISTDKSYSLGDEVFLLLSLMDEPEKIPVAGKVIWITPNGAQGNRTPGIGVQFGDKDNIAQNKIETYLAGTLESSRPTHTL, from the coding sequence ATGAAAGCCATGGGAGGCGGTGCCCGCAATGGCATCCTATCGCTGAAGATCCAGGACAAATCTGTTCTCTACGCAGCTTATATGCCTTTTGTGAAGAATGGGGGCTTGTTTATCAGTACAGACAAATCCTACAGTCTTGGCGATGAAGTGTTCTTGCTATTAAGTCTGATGGATGAACCGGAAAAAATTCCAGTCGCTGGCAAGGTGATCTGGATTACGCCGAATGGAGCCCAAGGAAATCGCACACCGGGAATCGGCGTTCAATTTGGCGATAAAGACAATATTGCCCAAAACAAGATAGAAACTTATTTGGCTGGCACACTGGAGTCCAGCCGACCCACTCACACGTTGTAA
- a CDS encoding YceD family protein, which produces MSIAPSKSVLPKSIDARKLVQREQYLDGILPLESLDRLRAAVESVDGEIVSELQFGRDLQGHLTVSGKVLCIVELLCQRCLRPVREQVEAQFCWGIVWTEEQGKALPKDLDQVIQDGDELDLHLVLEDEILLNLPMVAYHNEECVSKESFHVGEEKAEAGEQRENPFKVLEQLKGSSGKS; this is translated from the coding sequence ATGTCGATAGCCCCCTCAAAATCAGTATTGCCGAAGAGCATTGATGCTCGAAAATTGGTGCAGCGCGAACAGTATCTGGATGGTATTTTGCCATTGGAGTCACTGGATCGGCTGCGTGCAGCTGTGGAGTCTGTGGATGGGGAGATTGTGTCTGAACTGCAGTTTGGGCGCGACCTGCAAGGTCATCTCACGGTAAGCGGCAAAGTGCTGTGCATTGTTGAGTTGCTGTGCCAACGCTGCTTGCGCCCTGTGCGCGAACAGGTTGAGGCGCAGTTTTGCTGGGGTATCGTTTGGACCGAGGAGCAGGGTAAAGCCCTGCCCAAGGATCTGGACCAGGTGATTCAGGATGGCGATGAGCTGGATCTGCACCTGGTTCTTGAAGATGAAATTTTGCTCAATCTGCCGATGGTTGCTTATCACAATGAGGAATGTGTCTCCAAGGAGAGCTTTCACGTTGGTGAGGAGAAGGCGGAAGCAGGTGAGCAACGGGAAAACCCCTTTAAAGTGCTGGAGCAGTTGAAGGGTTCCTCGGGTAAATCCTAG
- a CDS encoding HAD-IA family hydrolase, protein MLVILDWDGTVCNSESRIVACMLGAAKRAGLPVLEPEAVSNIIGLGLPEAVATLFPEAASDDKQALRQFYSEEWMAARIEPLPLFDGVLDTLDRLLCAGHQLAVATGKSRRGLNREFQEHGMGHLFVASRCADETASKPDPLMLNELLSETGRTVEQAVMVGDTVYDLDMAAAIEMPSIGVSYGAHCPSRLQGSRPKAIIDEFSGLLSWPPLTP, encoded by the coding sequence ATGTTGGTGATTCTCGATTGGGATGGCACGGTTTGTAATTCCGAGTCCCGAATTGTGGCTTGTATGCTGGGCGCCGCTAAGAGAGCGGGCTTGCCGGTACTTGAGCCTGAGGCGGTAAGCAATATTATTGGGCTCGGCCTGCCAGAGGCGGTTGCAACACTATTTCCGGAAGCGGCAAGCGATGATAAGCAGGCTTTGCGTCAATTCTATTCAGAGGAGTGGATGGCCGCCCGGATTGAGCCGTTGCCATTATTTGATGGGGTGCTGGACACCCTTGATAGGTTGCTTTGTGCTGGGCATCAGCTGGCAGTTGCAACCGGGAAAAGTCGAAGGGGTCTCAATCGCGAGTTTCAGGAGCATGGAATGGGGCACTTATTTGTCGCTAGCCGCTGTGCTGATGAGACGGCTTCCAAGCCTGATCCATTGATGCTTAACGAGTTACTTTCGGAAACTGGTCGTACCGTTGAGCAGGCGGTAATGGTTGGCGACACAGTGTACGATCTGGACATGGCGGCAGCAATTGAGATGCCTTCCATTGGGGTTAGTTACGGCGCGCACTGCCCTTCGCGCTTACAAGGGAGTCGCCCGAAAGCGATAATTGATGAGTTCTCCGGCCTGCTCAGCTGGCCGCCCCTGACCCCTTAG
- a CDS encoding nucleoside triphosphate pyrophosphatase, which translates to MAFSLILASSSPYRRALLQQLRLPFGHAAPHIDEEAKPGESANSLALRLAEEKALALAPINPQSLIIGSDQVAECDGRILGKPGGREQAIAQLSACSGSRVTFYTGLSVFNSATRRQISSVETYTVHFRQLNAGQIERYVELEKPYDCAGSFKVEGLGITLFEKLEGSDINTLVGLPLIRLVDFLGEFGVSPLAPVAKGSGAAS; encoded by the coding sequence ATGGCCTTCTCACTGATACTAGCCTCAAGCTCCCCCTACCGCAGAGCACTGCTGCAGCAATTGCGCCTCCCCTTTGGGCACGCCGCACCCCATATAGATGAAGAGGCAAAGCCTGGAGAGAGCGCCAACTCATTGGCATTGAGGCTCGCGGAGGAAAAAGCTCTTGCACTGGCACCAATCAATCCACAGTCTCTGATTATCGGCTCTGACCAGGTAGCTGAGTGCGATGGCCGTATTTTGGGCAAACCCGGTGGCCGGGAGCAGGCTATAGCGCAACTGAGCGCCTGCTCAGGCAGCCGGGTTACTTTCTATACCGGCCTATCTGTCTTTAACAGCGCAACTAGAAGACAAATTAGCTCGGTAGAGACCTATACCGTCCACTTCCGCCAACTCAATGCAGGGCAAATAGAGCGATACGTAGAACTGGAGAAGCCTTACGACTGCGCGGGATCATTTAAGGTGGAAGGGCTGGGGATTACCCTCTTTGAAAAACTGGAAGGTTCAGACATAAATACACTGGTGGGCCTCCCACTAATTCGCCTGGTAGACTTTCTTGGAGAATTCGGCGTCAGCCCATTGGCGCCAGTAGCTAAGGGGTCAGGGGCGGCCAGCTGA
- a CDS encoding aminotransferase class IV — protein sequence MSKLPQFYFCGKPATQLVPDGDYINGILETMRCHNGSLPLWPLHRSRLIRSCVVSGVILSEIDSCIAQLAPKCSQSAAIARLRVGFLDGDECWDLSFLPLLQAPEVELGVHLYPCRTNLPVLKTKNLGCKFLARSRYNAARAELPEGKRLDGLMFDSSGRVIESLRCNLLARFGDTWVTPDLSRCGVQGVMLNWLSGHTRWQTRDMDLQALCKADEVILCNSVRGVLPVVEIIGYKSWPIGAGARRLQQLIVEALW from the coding sequence ATGTCCAAGTTACCGCAATTCTATTTTTGTGGGAAACCGGCAACCCAGCTGGTGCCTGATGGTGACTATATAAATGGAATCCTCGAAACCATGCGTTGTCACAACGGAAGTCTGCCGTTGTGGCCATTGCACAGATCCCGACTGATACGCAGCTGCGTAGTAAGTGGGGTAATTCTTTCTGAAATTGATAGTTGTATCGCACAACTGGCCCCTAAATGTAGCCAAAGTGCAGCTATTGCACGGCTTCGGGTAGGTTTTCTTGATGGGGATGAGTGTTGGGATCTGTCCTTTCTGCCCCTGCTACAGGCTCCTGAGGTGGAGCTGGGTGTTCATTTGTATCCGTGCAGGACTAATTTGCCGGTTTTGAAAACTAAGAACTTGGGCTGCAAATTTTTGGCCCGCAGCCGATATAATGCAGCGCGAGCTGAGCTTCCTGAGGGTAAGCGTCTCGATGGCTTGATGTTTGATAGTTCGGGCAGGGTGATTGAAAGCCTGCGTTGCAATTTGCTGGCGCGCTTTGGCGATACCTGGGTGACTCCAGATCTGAGCAGATGTGGTGTTCAAGGTGTTATGTTGAACTGGCTTTCTGGTCATACCCGGTGGCAGACGCGGGACATGGATCTCCAGGCGCTCTGTAAGGCCGATGAAGTTATCCTGTGCAATAGCGTTCGTGGGGTATTACCCGTTGTCGAGATTATTGGCTATAAAAGTTGGCCGATTGGGGCCGGTGCACGGAGGTTGCAGCAGTTGATCGTGGAAGCATTGTGGTGA
- the mltG gene encoding endolytic transglycosylase MltG, with protein sequence MKKKRSGFLGTLGKILFGGILLACLLTAASVWMLQAALATPLQLQEDGLQLQVEKGSSLSRTLKQLKRDGIISWPRLLLAYAYWEGKTNIHSGEYLVPHGSTAMDLIARLHRGEVTSYRVTLVEGWTFRQALQRIRAGQNIVKSEAGRTVRAAAKALGLKEGAVEGWIFPDTYVYRSGTTDIELLREAYERMQQVLEEEWQAKGDDLPYKSPYEALIMASLIEKETGQPSERSEIAGVFVRRLHKGMRLQTDPTVIYGLGEDYNGNLTRAHLRQSTPYNTYVIDGLPPTPIALPGRAAIRAALNPKPGKSLYFVGKGDGSHHFSSTLTEHNRAVREYQLKRRADYRSSPAKGN encoded by the coding sequence GTGAAGAAAAAACGGTCCGGTTTCCTTGGAACGCTGGGGAAGATCCTTTTTGGAGGAATATTGCTGGCGTGCCTGCTGACGGCGGCATCCGTATGGATGTTGCAAGCAGCTCTGGCGACTCCTCTTCAGCTGCAGGAAGACGGCTTGCAGTTGCAGGTAGAGAAAGGCAGTAGCCTCTCTAGGACGCTTAAGCAGTTGAAGCGTGATGGGATAATCAGCTGGCCGCGCTTGCTGCTCGCTTATGCCTACTGGGAAGGCAAGACCAATATCCATTCTGGAGAATATCTGGTGCCCCATGGCAGTACCGCTATGGACCTGATCGCCCGCCTACATCGGGGTGAGGTCACCAGTTACCGGGTAACGCTGGTAGAAGGTTGGACTTTCCGCCAGGCACTGCAAAGAATCAGGGCCGGGCAGAACATAGTAAAGTCTGAGGCGGGCAGAACTGTCAGAGCTGCGGCCAAAGCTCTGGGTCTGAAAGAGGGCGCTGTGGAGGGGTGGATTTTCCCCGATACCTATGTCTACCGCTCCGGCACTACTGATATTGAACTCCTGCGTGAAGCTTATGAGCGCATGCAGCAGGTTTTGGAAGAGGAGTGGCAGGCCAAGGGGGATGACCTTCCCTATAAGTCTCCCTATGAGGCGCTGATTATGGCCTCGCTGATCGAAAAGGAAACCGGACAGCCCTCTGAGCGCAGCGAAATTGCTGGTGTTTTTGTCCGTCGTTTACACAAGGGTATGAGGCTGCAAACCGACCCTACTGTAATCTATGGGTTGGGAGAGGATTACAATGGTAACCTCACTCGCGCACACCTGCGCCAATCAACCCCCTACAACACCTATGTGATCGATGGTCTTCCCCCTACGCCGATTGCTTTGCCGGGACGTGCGGCGATTAGGGCGGCGCTGAATCCGAAACCGGGTAAAAGCCTTTATTTTGTAGGAAAGGGGGATGGTTCCCACCATTTTTCAAGCACTCTGACAGAGCACAACCGTGCGGTACGGGAGTATCAGCTGAAAAGGCGAGCGGATTACCGTTCAAGTCCGGCAAAAGGAAATTAG
- a CDS encoding DNA polymerase III subunit delta' produces the protein MSETFEHTPIPALMPWQAPQWQRLGAQWLAGRCPHALLLTGQAGLGKRAFAEAFSALALCGQPRDGQACGSCKDCRLWQAGSHPDFLRVEPEKVGSPLKVEQIRQLGDFVSRTSGRGGARLVWLAPAEAMNINAANALLKNLEEPAASVIFLLISDAPAGLLPTIRSRCQSVAFPSPAEGMALQWLHDHGLEEQQARRALALSGGAPLLAARLAKPDASEVREQFLNELTRVAEGGASAVTAAGRWEMPPEHTSLGQLLHFWQQWITQMAQVRSCDLSGDSQLMLLLQRLPGVGEESLRPLFGFYDHLLQARKGLTSGANPNRRLLLEELMIRWARLFAV, from the coding sequence GTGTCTGAAACTTTTGAACATACTCCAATCCCTGCATTGATGCCCTGGCAGGCCCCGCAATGGCAGCGCCTCGGTGCGCAGTGGCTGGCGGGACGCTGCCCGCATGCTTTATTGTTGACGGGCCAGGCGGGCCTGGGTAAGCGCGCTTTTGCCGAGGCATTTTCTGCTTTGGCACTATGCGGGCAACCTAGAGATGGGCAAGCTTGTGGAAGCTGTAAAGATTGCCGTTTGTGGCAGGCGGGTTCCCACCCTGATTTCCTGCGCGTGGAGCCAGAGAAAGTCGGCTCTCCGCTGAAAGTGGAGCAAATTCGCCAACTGGGTGATTTTGTCTCGCGCACCAGTGGCCGCGGCGGGGCCAGGCTGGTTTGGTTAGCGCCGGCAGAGGCGATGAATATTAATGCGGCTAACGCCTTGCTAAAGAATCTTGAAGAGCCGGCAGCATCGGTTATTTTCCTGCTGATCAGCGATGCTCCAGCGGGACTGTTACCCACGATTCGTAGCCGCTGTCAGTCAGTTGCCTTTCCTTCTCCAGCGGAGGGGATGGCTCTGCAGTGGCTGCATGATCACGGTTTGGAGGAGCAGCAGGCGCGGAGAGCCCTGGCCCTTTCTGGAGGTGCTCCATTGTTGGCCGCCAGGTTGGCAAAGCCTGATGCCAGCGAGGTGCGCGAGCAGTTTTTGAACGAACTTACCCGCGTAGCTGAAGGAGGCGCCAGTGCGGTTACAGCAGCTGGGCGCTGGGAAATGCCCCCTGAACACACGAGCTTGGGGCAGCTTCTGCATTTTTGGCAGCAGTGGATCACGCAAATGGCCCAGGTGCGCAGTTGCGATTTAAGCGGTGACAGTCAATTGATGTTGTTGTTACAGCGGTTGCCCGGTGTTGGCGAGGAAAGCCTGCGCCCGCTATTTGGTTTTTACGACCATCTGTTACAAGCGCGTAAGGGCTTGACGAGCGGGGCCAATCCTAATCGCCGTCTGCTGCTCGAGGAGTTGATGATTCGCTGGGCGAGGCTTTTTGCTGTTTAG